A DNA window from Rhizobium jaguaris contains the following coding sequences:
- a CDS encoding L,D-transpeptidase family protein, whose translation MRIRHLAYISLMALALAGCNDTLESASVDLSTVKNKVEQPLPAHIIADMAKKGMDRNSPIMIRIFKEEGVMEILKANQSNRFEVIASYNICAWSGRLGPKVKEGDRQAPEGFYMLTPANLNPNSKYYLAINTGFPNRYDAANGRTGANLMIHGACSSSGCYSMTDQEVLEIYAFARDAFKGGQKAVQLEAFPFRMTAENMVKHRLSPNIEFWKMLKIGYDNFEVTKRPPEVEVCEKKYVFNQEASGPFNAGGKCPVMTTPPALQTALLTHDKQYDADYATALKKYDGMAWYDPTEAERKAVVAKTRKGHDIAYAPTGTALAAGKMMKVADLESMVANQSGQQLARGATVANPTTASVRMATAAPGLAGQQGAQPAGIAVAANVPANVPIPMANPMVNPLAYAVPPVETAETEPAKKPPFWKFWAKSE comes from the coding sequence ATGCGCATCCGTCACCTCGCCTACATATCCCTGATGGCGCTGGCTCTCGCTGGCTGTAACGACACGCTGGAATCGGCGTCGGTCGACCTGTCGACGGTTAAAAACAAGGTCGAGCAGCCGCTTCCTGCCCATATCATCGCCGACATGGCAAAAAAGGGGATGGACCGCAATTCGCCGATCATGATCCGCATCTTCAAGGAAGAGGGCGTGATGGAGATCCTCAAGGCGAACCAGAGCAATCGCTTCGAGGTGATCGCCAGCTACAATATCTGCGCCTGGTCCGGCCGCCTTGGCCCGAAGGTAAAGGAAGGCGACCGGCAAGCGCCGGAAGGCTTCTACATGCTGACACCGGCCAACCTCAACCCGAACTCCAAATATTATCTCGCCATCAACACCGGTTTTCCGAACCGCTATGACGCGGCCAATGGCCGCACGGGTGCCAATCTGATGATCCATGGCGCCTGCTCGTCGTCGGGCTGCTATTCGATGACCGACCAGGAGGTGTTGGAAATCTATGCCTTCGCACGCGACGCCTTCAAGGGCGGCCAGAAGGCAGTCCAGCTCGAGGCATTTCCTTTCCGCATGACGGCGGAAAACATGGTCAAGCATCGCCTCAGCCCCAACATCGAATTCTGGAAGATGCTGAAGATCGGCTACGACAATTTCGAAGTGACGAAGCGTCCGCCGGAAGTCGAGGTCTGCGAGAAGAAATACGTCTTCAACCAGGAGGCCAGTGGCCCCTTCAACGCCGGCGGCAAATGCCCTGTCATGACCACCCCACCGGCATTGCAGACTGCGCTTCTGACCCACGACAAGCAGTATGACGCCGACTACGCCACAGCGCTGAAGAAATATGACGGCATGGCGTGGTACGATCCGACCGAAGCCGAACGCAAGGCCGTCGTCGCCAAAACCCGCAAGGGCCACGATATCGCCTACGCTCCGACTGGTACCGCACTTGCCGCCGGCAAGATGATGAAGGTGGCCGATCTGGAGTCGATGGTGGCGAACCAGTCGGGCCAGCAGCTCGCCCGCGGCGCCACCGTCGCCAATCCGACCACTGCAAGCGTCCGTATGGCGACAGCCGCTCCGGGTCTCGCTGGACAACAGGGGGCTCAACCTGCCGGCATCGCCGTGGCAGCCAACGTCCCCGCGAATGTGCCGATCCCGATGGCAAACCCCATGGTCAATCCGCTCGCCTATGCAGTCCCGCCCGTGGAAACAGCAGAGACAGAGCCGGCCAAGAAGCCGCCCTTCTGGAAGTTCTGGGCCAAGAGTGAATAG
- a CDS encoding acetyl-CoA carboxylase carboxyltransferase subunit alpha — protein sequence MHNYLDFEKPISDLEGKIHELKKLASEDESIDTSDEVGRLEIRVREAMADIYSKLNAWQKTQVARHPQRPHFVDYAGALFTEFTPLAGDRKFSEDAAIQAGFARFRGQPIAVIGQEKGNDTKTRLKHNFGSARPEGYRKAIRILEMADRFGLPVVTLVDTAGAYPGVGAEERGQAEAIARSTEMCLGAKVPIISVVIGEGGSGGAIAIATGNRVYMLEHSIYSVISPEGAASILWRDSTRAKEAATNMKITADDLKGLGIIDGIIPEPLGGAHRDPQAVIAATGDVISNALGELSSRSGEQLRSDRRQKFLNMGRNL from the coding sequence ATGCACAATTATCTCGACTTCGAAAAACCCATCTCGGATCTCGAAGGCAAGATTCACGAGCTGAAGAAGCTGGCAAGCGAAGACGAGAGCATCGACACGTCCGATGAAGTCGGCCGGCTCGAGATCCGCGTCCGCGAGGCCATGGCCGATATCTATTCCAAGCTCAACGCCTGGCAGAAGACGCAGGTTGCCCGCCATCCGCAGCGCCCGCATTTCGTCGACTATGCCGGAGCGCTGTTTACGGAATTCACGCCGCTGGCCGGCGACCGCAAATTTTCCGAGGATGCCGCCATCCAGGCGGGCTTCGCCCGCTTCCGCGGCCAGCCCATCGCCGTCATCGGCCAGGAAAAAGGCAACGACACCAAGACGCGCCTGAAGCACAATTTCGGGAGTGCCCGTCCCGAGGGCTATCGCAAGGCGATCCGCATTCTGGAAATGGCCGATCGCTTCGGGCTGCCTGTCGTCACGCTGGTCGATACGGCAGGCGCCTACCCCGGCGTCGGCGCCGAAGAGCGCGGCCAGGCGGAAGCGATTGCCCGCTCCACGGAAATGTGCCTGGGCGCCAAGGTGCCGATCATCTCCGTCGTCATCGGCGAAGGCGGCTCGGGCGGCGCGATCGCGATCGCCACCGGCAATCGCGTCTATATGCTCGAACATTCGATCTACAGCGTGATTTCACCCGAAGGTGCCGCCTCGATCCTCTGGCGCGATTCCACCCGCGCCAAGGAAGCGGCCACCAACATGAAGATCACCGCCGACGACCTGAAGGGGCTCGGCATTATCGACGGCATTATTCCCGAACCGCTCGGCGGCGCCCATCGCGATCCGCAGGCGGTGATTGCGGCAACCGGCGACGTGATTTCCAACGCGCTCGGCGAACTCTCCAGCCGTTCGGGCGAACAGTTGCGCAGCGACCGCCGTCAGAAATTCCTCAACATGGGTCGCAATCTGTAA
- the xerD gene encoding site-specific tyrosine recombinase XerD, with protein MKDLSRVHMEAFLEMMSAERGAAVNTLQSYERDLDDLHSFLSERKVRLTEAGSNDLGAYLSGLSRQGFKPSSQARRLSAMRQFYKFLYAEGLRTDDPTGILDAPKKGRALPKTMGMDEVTRLLAQAEQEAAVEGPDQLQHLRMLVLLELLYATGMRVSELVSLPAKVLDQQGRFLMIRGKGNKERLVPLSQSAIAALKIYGRRQAEVAANAKQPVPESPWLFPAASKQGYLPRQVFARDLKDLAIRAGLTPSMISPHVMRHAFASHLLANGADLRVVQELLGHSDISTTQIYTHVLEERLHQLVQTHHPLAKQAKKQE; from the coding sequence GTGAAGGATCTGAGCCGCGTCCATATGGAAGCCTTCCTGGAAATGATGAGCGCCGAACGTGGCGCGGCGGTCAACACGCTGCAGTCCTACGAGCGCGACCTCGACGATCTCCATTCCTTTTTGTCCGAGCGGAAGGTCCGCCTGACGGAAGCGGGATCGAACGATCTTGGCGCCTACCTCTCCGGCCTCTCGCGCCAGGGCTTCAAGCCATCGTCGCAGGCGCGGCGGCTGTCGGCCATGCGCCAGTTCTACAAATTCCTCTATGCCGAAGGTCTGCGCACGGATGATCCGACCGGCATTCTCGACGCGCCGAAGAAGGGGCGCGCATTGCCGAAAACCATGGGGATGGACGAGGTGACGCGTCTTCTCGCCCAGGCCGAACAGGAAGCGGCCGTGGAAGGCCCCGATCAGTTACAGCATCTGCGCATGCTGGTTCTGCTGGAGCTGCTCTATGCCACCGGCATGCGTGTCAGCGAGCTCGTTTCCTTGCCGGCCAAAGTGCTCGACCAGCAAGGGCGTTTCCTGATGATCCGCGGCAAAGGCAACAAGGAGCGGCTGGTGCCGCTGTCGCAGTCGGCCATCGCTGCACTGAAGATATACGGCCGGCGGCAGGCAGAGGTAGCGGCGAACGCCAAACAGCCGGTTCCGGAAAGCCCGTGGCTCTTCCCCGCAGCCTCCAAGCAGGGCTATCTGCCGCGGCAGGTTTTTGCGCGCGACCTGAAGGATCTCGCCATTCGTGCCGGGCTGACGCCCTCGATGATCTCGCCGCATGTCATGCGCCACGCCTTCGCCAGCCACTTGCTTGCCAATGGCGCGGACTTGCGCGTGGTGCAGGAACTTCTCGGCCATTCCGACATTTCGACCACACAAATCTACACACATGTGCTGGAAGAACGGCTTCACCAACTGGTGCAAACGCATCACCCCCTTGCCAAACAGGCCAAAAAACAGGAATAG
- the dxr gene encoding 1-deoxy-D-xylulose-5-phosphate reductoisomerase has translation MTTGSKAPRRLTILGSTGSIGQNTLDVVAQLGGREAFDIAAITGHDNIDLLASQAKACGAALAVTANEDRYLALKDALAGTGIAVAAGRNALIEAASIPSDWVMAAIVGTAGLAPTLEAARRGADIALANKECLVSAGDLFVRAVSEGGGRLIPVDSEHSAIFQALEDDQQHAVERIILTASGGPFRTWTREQMANVTAATARAHPNWSMGLKVSIGSASMFNKALEMIEAKHLFNVGPDQIEVIVHPQSVVHSMVGYTDGSVLAQLGCPDMRTAIGYALTYPSRTKLNVDRLDFAKLARLDFEAPDEVRFPALRLARTALERGGLQGAVMNAAEEIAFQAFVDERIGFLDMADIAEAVMDQMIAIGSAETMDAVFAADDEARRRAAAFVKQRERAA, from the coding sequence ATGACAACCGGGAGCAAAGCGCCGCGGCGCCTGACGATATTGGGTTCGACCGGCTCGATCGGCCAAAACACGCTCGACGTCGTCGCCCAACTGGGCGGACGAGAAGCGTTCGATATCGCCGCAATCACCGGACACGACAATATCGATCTCTTGGCAAGCCAGGCGAAGGCCTGTGGCGCAGCACTTGCCGTGACCGCCAATGAAGACCGCTATCTGGCGCTCAAGGACGCGCTTGCCGGCACCGGCATCGCCGTGGCCGCCGGCAGAAATGCCCTAATCGAAGCCGCCTCCATTCCTTCCGACTGGGTGATGGCGGCGATCGTCGGCACGGCGGGGCTCGCGCCGACGCTGGAGGCTGCACGCCGGGGCGCCGACATCGCGCTCGCCAACAAGGAATGCCTGGTTTCCGCCGGCGATCTTTTCGTTCGTGCAGTCAGCGAAGGCGGCGGGCGATTGATCCCGGTGGACAGCGAACACAGCGCGATTTTCCAGGCACTGGAAGACGACCAGCAGCATGCGGTGGAGCGCATCATCCTGACTGCTTCGGGTGGCCCCTTCCGCACATGGACGCGAGAGCAGATGGCCAATGTCACGGCGGCGACCGCGCGCGCCCATCCAAACTGGTCCATGGGCCTGAAGGTCTCCATCGGCAGCGCTTCGATGTTCAACAAGGCACTGGAGATGATCGAGGCCAAGCATCTGTTCAATGTCGGTCCGGATCAGATCGAGGTTATCGTCCATCCGCAATCCGTGGTTCATTCGATGGTCGGCTATACGGACGGCTCGGTGCTGGCGCAGCTCGGCTGTCCGGACATGCGCACCGCTATCGGCTATGCGCTGACCTATCCGTCTCGGACAAAACTCAATGTCGACCGGCTGGATTTTGCGAAATTGGCCCGGCTGGATTTCGAAGCGCCGGACGAGGTTCGTTTCCCCGCACTGCGTCTTGCGCGCACCGCGCTGGAGCGCGGCGGGCTGCAGGGCGCCGTCATGAATGCCGCCGAAGAGATTGCCTTTCAGGCCTTCGTGGACGAACGCATCGGTTTCCTGGACATGGCCGACATCGCCGAAGCGGTCATGGACCAGATGATCGCTATCGGCAGCGCCGAAACGATGGATGCGGTCTTTGCCGCCGATGACGAAGCCCGCCGCCGCGCCGCCGCGTTTGTAAAGCAAAGGGAAAGGGCTGCGTAA
- a CDS encoding D-alanyl-D-alanine carboxypeptidase family protein — translation MPTKQNRLYAAMRLVPMAAAASMLLLSTAHVAEANPHILVDVSTGRVLDHEEAFRKWYPASLTKLMTVYVTFRAIQSGQISLDTPVVMSKLSSSQPPAKMYFKPGQKMTLDNALKMMLVKSANDLAMAIAETVGGSEQGFVARMNAEAARLGMHDTHYINPNGLPGKGQYTTARDLAVVSVALRREFPQYASYFSLEGFTNGVKQVPNINMLIGRFDGADGMKTGFICASGFNQIASATRNGRTLISVVLGTDSLAARADDSANFLEKGFENQFPGRDTLASLQPDGPAQDEVADVTADICSAKGAKARSETRDPTGRTKVLSPYIHEMDHDPNFVYAGLIGGQDVATASKGDQDDTTAKGDKATKADKIVARSDVVGIPIPMPRPTF, via the coding sequence GTGCCGACGAAGCAAAATCGTTTGTATGCCGCCATGCGGCTTGTTCCCATGGCCGCAGCCGCATCCATGCTTCTCCTGTCGACCGCGCATGTGGCGGAAGCCAATCCGCATATTCTCGTCGATGTCAGCACCGGCCGCGTACTCGATCATGAAGAAGCCTTTCGCAAGTGGTATCCGGCCTCGCTGACGAAGCTGATGACGGTCTATGTCACCTTCCGCGCCATCCAATCCGGCCAGATCTCGCTCGATACGCCCGTCGTCATGTCCAAGCTTTCCTCGTCGCAGCCGCCGGCGAAGATGTATTTCAAGCCGGGCCAGAAGATGACGCTCGACAATGCCTTGAAGATGATGCTGGTCAAATCCGCCAATGACCTCGCCATGGCGATCGCCGAGACGGTCGGCGGTTCCGAGCAGGGCTTCGTGGCACGCATGAATGCCGAAGCAGCTCGCCTCGGCATGCATGATACGCACTACATCAATCCGAACGGCTTGCCCGGCAAGGGTCAGTACACCACGGCGCGAGATCTTGCGGTCGTGAGCGTCGCGCTGCGCCGCGAGTTCCCGCAATATGCCAGCTATTTCTCGCTGGAAGGCTTTACCAACGGTGTCAAGCAGGTGCCGAACATCAACATGCTCATTGGCCGCTTCGACGGCGCCGACGGCATGAAGACCGGTTTCATCTGCGCTTCCGGCTTCAATCAGATCGCCTCGGCCACCCGCAACGGCCGCACGCTGATCTCCGTCGTTCTCGGCACGGATAGCCTTGCGGCACGCGCCGACGATTCCGCGAATTTCCTCGAAAAGGGTTTCGAGAACCAGTTCCCAGGGCGGGACACGCTGGCAAGCCTGCAGCCGGATGGGCCGGCGCAGGACGAGGTCGCCGACGTCACTGCCGATATCTGCAGCGCCAAGGGCGCAAAGGCTCGCAGCGAGACACGCGACCCCACGGGCCGCACGAAAGTGCTGTCGCCCTATATCCACGAAATGGATCACGATCCAAATTTCGTCTATGCCGGCCTGATCGGCGGCCAGGACGTCGCAACTGCAAGCAAGGGCGACCAGGACGATACGACCGCGAAAGGCGACAAGGCCACAAAGGCAGACAAAATTGTCGCCAGGAGCGATGTCGTCGGCATACCTATCCCAATGCCACGTCCCACTTTCTGA
- a CDS encoding BON domain-containing protein yields the protein MVFKAATFHGVEPKIESENARRSALESAVANALAVAGGLDASDVTVVAAGQEIRLHGTVATPEEVERATAVAEAVPGVRLVWNRIEVG from the coding sequence ATGGTTTTCAAAGCGGCAACGTTTCATGGTGTCGAGCCCAAAATAGAAAGCGAAAATGCCAGGCGCTCGGCGCTGGAATCCGCCGTCGCGAATGCTCTCGCCGTCGCCGGCGGCCTCGACGCGTCCGACGTCACAGTCGTCGCCGCAGGCCAGGAAATCCGGCTCCATGGGACGGTGGCGACACCGGAAGAAGTCGAACGCGCGACCGCAGTTGCCGAGGCGGTCCCGGGGGTGAGGCTGGTGTGGAATAGGATCGAGGTGGGGTGA
- a CDS encoding M20 aminoacylase family protein produces the protein MPILNRAAELQDEVTEWRRHIHTRPELMYAVENTAAFVAEKLRAFGVDEVVTRIGRTGVVGLIRGKGEGRTVGLRADMDALPLTEITGKPWASTTPGKMHACGHDGHTAMLLGAAKYLAETRNFNGNIAVIFQPAEEGGAGGDAMVKDGMMERFRIEEVYGMHNLPGLPVGQFAIRKGAIMAATDEFTITIRGRGGHAAMPHKTIDPIAIGAQIITNLQLIASRSANPLKSVVVSVTKFNAGNAYNVIPNDASFAGTVRTLDPEIRDLAEQRFRQIVSGIAASHDAEADIQFHRNYPVTVNHAEETEHALAAARDIAGPANVIPDVDPMMGGEDFSYMLNARPGAFIFVGNGDTAGLHNPAYDFNDEAIAHGISYWVRLAEQRLNN, from the coding sequence ATGCCGATTTTGAACAGAGCCGCCGAACTTCAGGACGAAGTGACCGAATGGCGCCGCCATATCCACACCAGGCCCGAGCTGATGTATGCGGTGGAAAACACCGCCGCCTTCGTCGCCGAGAAGCTCAGGGCGTTCGGTGTCGACGAAGTCGTCACCCGCATCGGCCGCACCGGCGTCGTCGGCCTGATCCGTGGCAAGGGTGAAGGCCGCACGGTCGGCCTGCGCGCCGACATGGACGCTTTGCCGCTCACCGAAATCACCGGCAAGCCCTGGGCTTCCACCACGCCCGGCAAGATGCATGCCTGCGGCCATGACGGCCACACTGCCATGCTGCTCGGGGCCGCGAAATATCTCGCCGAGACCCGCAATTTCAACGGCAATATCGCCGTGATCTTCCAGCCGGCCGAAGAGGGCGGCGCCGGCGGCGATGCCATGGTCAAGGACGGCATGATGGAGCGCTTCCGGATCGAGGAAGTCTACGGCATGCATAATCTGCCGGGCTTGCCGGTCGGCCAGTTCGCCATCCGCAAGGGCGCGATCATGGCGGCGACCGATGAGTTCACCATCACCATCAGGGGCCGCGGCGGCCATGCCGCCATGCCGCACAAGACCATCGACCCCATCGCCATCGGCGCACAGATCATCACCAATCTGCAGCTCATCGCCTCGCGCAGCGCCAACCCGCTGAAGTCGGTGGTCGTCTCCGTCACCAAGTTCAATGCCGGCAACGCATATAATGTCATTCCGAATGACGCCAGCTTCGCCGGCACCGTGCGGACCCTCGACCCGGAGATCCGCGATCTCGCCGAGCAGCGCTTCAGGCAGATCGTCAGCGGCATTGCCGCCAGTCATGACGCCGAAGCGGATATTCAGTTCCACCGAAACTATCCGGTTACCGTCAACCACGCCGAGGAGACCGAGCACGCGCTTGCCGCCGCGCGCGACATCGCCGGCCCGGCCAACGTCATCCCAGACGTCGATCCCATGATGGGAGGCGAGGATTTCTCCTATATGCTGAACGCCCGCCCCGGCGCCTTCATCTTCGTCGGCAACGGCGACACCGCCGGCCTGCACAACCCGGCCTATGACTTCAACGACGAAGCCATCGCCCACGGCATCTCCTACTGGGTGCGGCTCGCCGAGCAACGCCTGAACAACTGA
- a CDS encoding sulfurtransferase TusA family protein, translating into MTDEVYDLRGLKCPLPVLKTEKRLRGLPSGAILTVETSDPLAIIDIPHFCSENGHILVASEKTETGHRFVMRKG; encoded by the coding sequence CTGACCGACGAGGTTTACGATCTGCGCGGGCTGAAATGCCCGCTCCCCGTGCTGAAAACGGAAAAGCGCCTGCGCGGCCTGCCGTCCGGGGCAATACTCACGGTCGAGACCAGCGATCCGCTGGCTATAATCGACATTCCACATTTCTGCAGTGAAAACGGCCACATCCTAGTCGCAAGCGAGAAGACCGAGACAGGCCATCGGTTCGTGATGCGCAAGGGTTGA
- a CDS encoding shikimate kinase, which yields MSEQVLTLAESLRDRARVVLGTRNLVLVGLMGAGKSSIGRLVAHQLGIPFVDTDIEIERVSRMTIAELFEAYGEAEFRALETRVIKRLLKGGPRVVSTGGGAFINERTRRHVKRSGLSIWLKADLDVLWDRVSKRDTRPLLKTENPKQTLENLMNARYPIYAEADLTVLSRDVGKDVMVKEVLAAIVEGKEESKTP from the coding sequence ATGAGTGAACAAGTGCTGACCCTTGCAGAAAGCCTTAGAGACAGAGCGCGCGTCGTTTTGGGCACGCGCAATCTTGTCCTCGTCGGGTTGATGGGGGCGGGAAAATCCTCGATCGGCCGGTTGGTCGCGCATCAGCTCGGCATTCCCTTCGTCGATACGGATATCGAGATCGAACGCGTGTCGCGCATGACGATTGCCGAGCTGTTCGAGGCTTACGGTGAAGCGGAGTTCCGGGCGCTGGAAACGCGGGTGATCAAGCGGTTGCTCAAGGGCGGCCCCCGTGTTGTTTCCACCGGCGGCGGCGCCTTCATCAACGAGCGTACGCGCCGACACGTCAAACGGAGCGGCCTGTCGATCTGGCTGAAGGCCGATCTCGACGTGCTCTGGGATCGCGTCAGCAAGCGCGACACCCGGCCGCTGCTCAAAACCGAGAATCCGAAACAGACCCTCGAAAATCTGATGAACGCGCGCTATCCGATCTATGCGGAAGCCGATCTCACGGTCTTATCCCGCGATGTGGGCAAAGATGTCATGGTCAAGGAAGTCCTTGCCGCCATCGTCGAGGGGAAAGAAGAAAGCAAGACACCATGA
- a CDS encoding DUF3307 domain-containing protein produces MEQILTTALMLLGAHWVCDYPLQGEFLATAKVKGPLRFYHLVAHAGIHGAAVALVTGNVWLGLAEWLAHTVIDELKVRGKTALALDQTLHIVCKAVWLLVVFGKL; encoded by the coding sequence ATGGAACAAATATTGACCACGGCGCTGATGTTGCTCGGCGCGCATTGGGTTTGCGATTACCCGCTGCAAGGTGAATTCCTTGCTACAGCAAAGGTCAAGGGACCGCTGCGGTTCTATCATCTCGTCGCTCATGCCGGCATTCATGGGGCGGCAGTGGCGTTGGTGACCGGTAACGTCTGGCTCGGCCTAGCGGAATGGCTGGCCCATACCGTCATCGATGAGCTGAAAGTGAGGGGTAAAACGGCGTTAGCCCTTGATCAGACCCTTCATATTGTCTGCAAGGCCGTTTGGCTGCTCGTTGTCTTTGGAAAGCTCTGA
- a CDS encoding CobW family GTP-binding protein, translating to MSVPQQRVPVSILTGFLGAGKSTLLNRILKDAEMRDAAVIINEFGDVGIDHLLVESSGDAIIELSDGCLCCTVRGELVDTLANLMDAMQTGRIRPLKRVVIETTGLADPAPVMQSIMGNPIIATNFDLDGVITVVDAVNGLQTLDNHEEARKQVAVADRLIVSKTGLEGAASIGMLESRLRSLNPRAQMLNADSDEAGRAAILVNGLYDPASKIADVGRWLRDELEADDHDHHHDDHGHHEQEHGHDHDHHHDGHGHHGHGHHHHGHRHQHAHDVNRHDESIRSFSIVENQPIDPIALEMFIDLLRSAHGEKLLRMKAIVAMSDRPERPVVLHGVQNIFHPPMRLPAWPNPDDRRTRMVIITKDLTEDFVKGLFDAFLSKPRVDTPDRAALEDNPLAVPGMRF from the coding sequence ATGAGCGTTCCGCAGCAGAGAGTGCCGGTTTCGATCCTCACAGGCTTTCTCGGAGCCGGCAAATCGACATTGCTGAACCGCATCCTCAAGGATGCAGAGATGCGGGATGCGGCTGTTATCATCAACGAGTTCGGCGATGTCGGCATCGACCACCTGCTGGTCGAAAGCTCCGGCGATGCCATCATTGAGCTCTCGGATGGCTGCCTCTGCTGCACAGTGCGCGGCGAGCTGGTGGATACGCTGGCGAACCTGATGGACGCCATGCAGACCGGCCGTATTCGGCCGCTGAAGCGCGTCGTCATCGAGACTACCGGCCTTGCCGATCCGGCGCCAGTGATGCAGTCGATCATGGGCAATCCGATCATCGCCACCAATTTCGACCTGGACGGCGTGATCACCGTCGTCGATGCGGTGAATGGGCTGCAGACGCTCGATAATCACGAAGAGGCGCGCAAGCAGGTGGCGGTCGCCGACCGGTTGATCGTATCCAAGACCGGCCTGGAAGGTGCGGCTTCCATCGGTATGCTGGAAAGCCGGCTGAGGTCGCTTAATCCGCGGGCGCAGATGCTGAATGCCGACAGCGATGAGGCCGGCCGCGCCGCCATTCTCGTCAACGGCCTCTATGATCCGGCCTCCAAGATCGCCGATGTCGGCCGCTGGCTGCGGGACGAACTGGAGGCGGATGATCACGATCATCATCATGACGACCATGGGCATCACGAGCAGGAACACGGGCACGATCACGATCATCACCATGACGGGCATGGCCACCACGGCCACGGCCACCATCATCATGGCCATCGGCATCAACATGCCCATGACGTGAACCGTCACGACGAGTCGATCCGCTCGTTCTCGATTGTCGAAAACCAACCAATCGATCCGATCGCGCTGGAAATGTTCATCGACCTCCTGCGTTCCGCGCATGGCGAGAAGCTACTACGGATGAAGGCGATCGTTGCCATGTCCGACAGGCCGGAGCGTCCGGTCGTGCTGCATGGCGTGCAGAATATCTTCCATCCGCCCATGCGCCTGCCCGCTTGGCCCAATCCTGATGACCGGCGCACGCGCATGGTGATCATTACCAAGGACCTGACCGAAGATTTCGTGAAGGGCCTGTTCGACGCGTTCCTCAGCAAGCCGCGTGTCGATACGCCGGATCGCGCCGCACTTGAGGACAATCCGCTGGCTGTGCCTGGGATGAGGTTTTGA
- a CDS encoding metallophosphoesterase family protein, translating into MSRVPGRARLNSPFFAGATRPTPPAKHSQAHPGVSPLHPVSHRNTSFQPLPRPLGLVPYHYDIADHFPEIQQECTKAGRIIFHVVGDSGGVQDGEFQNNVAALMIRDLANPADERPHFCYHAGDLVYFTGARDDYYAQFYEPYAHYDIPIFSIPGNHDGEVDDPSTGASLNGWVNYFMQAQPDVDPISKDCPRVQMNLPNVYWTLITPFATIIGMYTNVPEGGSIDSVQQQWVTHEFATAPQDRALILALHHPIYSFDAYHSGSSKMADVLENAIRDTGRVPNLVLSGHVHDYQRIEQKISDDGPTPFIVCGNGGYHNLHSVHSNVGDVAPDTGAVLRYAADKKWGFLTLTVDKDKIAGQTTEVDRHDQVVAGDSFSYPTAPVVLPNPKSVPTL; encoded by the coding sequence ATGTCGAGAGTACCAGGCAGAGCTAGATTAAACAGTCCTTTTTTCGCCGGAGCCACGAGACCAACGCCACCGGCAAAACATTCGCAGGCGCATCCAGGTGTTAGCCCCCTTCATCCCGTAAGCCATCGCAATACCAGCTTTCAACCGCTTCCACGTCCCCTTGGCCTAGTTCCATACCATTATGATATCGCTGACCATTTCCCGGAAATTCAACAGGAGTGCACAAAAGCGGGCCGAATTATCTTTCATGTGGTAGGAGATAGTGGCGGCGTTCAGGACGGCGAGTTCCAAAACAATGTCGCAGCCTTGATGATTCGTGACCTCGCCAACCCCGCCGATGAAAGACCGCATTTCTGTTATCACGCCGGTGATCTTGTTTATTTTACCGGCGCAAGAGATGACTATTATGCTCAGTTTTACGAACCATATGCCCACTACGACATACCAATATTCTCCATTCCCGGAAATCATGACGGTGAGGTCGACGATCCCAGCACTGGGGCGTCACTGAACGGCTGGGTAAACTATTTCATGCAGGCTCAGCCAGACGTGGACCCGATCTCCAAGGATTGTCCACGGGTGCAAATGAACCTCCCAAACGTCTATTGGACCTTGATAACGCCCTTTGCGACGATCATCGGAATGTACACGAACGTACCTGAGGGCGGCTCGATCGACTCAGTTCAACAGCAATGGGTCACTCACGAATTCGCAACAGCTCCGCAAGATCGCGCTCTTATTCTTGCCCTGCATCACCCAATATATTCATTCGACGCCTATCACAGCGGCAGCTCGAAGATGGCTGACGTGCTCGAGAATGCTATTCGAGACACTGGCCGTGTGCCAAACCTGGTTCTTTCCGGTCACGTTCACGACTATCAGCGAATTGAGCAAAAAATCTCCGATGACGGGCCTACTCCTTTCATCGTCTGCGGCAATGGGGGATATCACAATCTCCATTCGGTCCATTCCAATGTGGGCGATGTTGCGCCAGATACAGGTGCCGTTCTTCGATATGCTGCCGACAAGAAATGGGGATTTTTGACGTTGACTGTCGACAAGGACAAGATCGCCGGCCAGACAACAGAAGTCGACCGGCACGATCAAGTCGTTGCTGGGGACAGTTTCAGTTACCCCACCGCGCCCGTGGTGCTGCCAAACCCAAAATCTGTTCCGACATTGTAG